In Flammeovirgaceae bacterium 311, one DNA window encodes the following:
- a CDS encoding SH3 domain-containing protein (COG0457 FOG: TPR repeat) has product MKLQNIIFKILTFSLLSLPALAAKPGEKLKIADSLFNQQAYTEALPLYQEVLEQNRASPAMLLRMAYIQEGLGHIPEALYLLNLYYRETSDEDAAARIKELAGRHDLSGYDIIEEEYLRSIVRRYQLPIVATLLALSLILSALILYRRLKLQHRSVITTLFLMVLLGGLFYFVNVRPSYSKGILMQENTYLMRGPSAGAGVLTQLKAGHRLEVLGREDVWVKVIWNNEIAYVKADFIETV; this is encoded by the coding sequence ATGAAATTGCAAAACATCATATTCAAAATTCTGACTTTTTCTCTGCTTTCACTGCCTGCACTGGCGGCAAAACCCGGAGAAAAGCTAAAAATAGCAGATTCGCTTTTCAATCAACAGGCTTATACAGAGGCACTTCCCCTCTACCAGGAAGTGCTGGAACAGAACAGAGCCTCTCCTGCCATGTTATTGCGCATGGCCTATATTCAGGAGGGTTTGGGACATATTCCCGAAGCGCTTTACCTGCTTAACCTCTATTATCGCGAAACTTCTGACGAAGATGCTGCTGCCCGCATTAAAGAACTGGCAGGGCGCCATGACCTAAGCGGCTACGATATCATTGAAGAAGAATACCTGCGCAGCATTGTTCGCCGCTACCAGTTACCCATTGTAGCCACCCTGCTGGCCCTTAGCCTGATCCTGTCGGCCCTGATCCTCTACCGCAGGCTAAAGCTGCAGCACAGGTCAGTAATTACCACCCTCTTTTTAATGGTGCTGCTGGGTGGTCTGTTTTACTTTGTAAACGTAAGGCCCTCCTACTCCAAAGGTATCTTGATGCAGGAGAATACTTATCTGATGCGTGGACCATCTGCCGGCGCCGGCGTGCTCACACAGCTAAAAGCAGGACATCGGCTGGAGGTACTTGGCAGGGAAGATGTATGGGTAAAAGTTATTTGGAACAACGAGATTGCCTATGTAAAGGCAGATTTTATAGAAACAGTTTGA
- a CDS encoding hypothetical protein (COG0520 Selenocysteine lyase), with protein sequence MKRALPFLFLPFLLLCYIASAQTVGLQLATAIPEAKYGAKQLVKALIAHPYKIEETAADYVIELALDSAGLEREAFRIVPAANKITITGGGGAGLVYGALSLAEDLRNGVAIAHIKPKSESPKLMFRAIKFDLPWDTYRHSYALDLHQETCTDLNYWEAFLDMMAENRFNALTLWNLHPYPYMIRPANFPEATPFTDEELAEWQKLFRGIFSMARERGIDTYMVPFNIFVSPEFAKAHNVAMDNLEHHFFVKGDTSEIIKRYTREAVAQILQEYPDLTGMGLTLGEGMAGMTPQQREDWMQETIIEGMRMANRKSKLIHRIPFSSTTGSLGPTSQETEALTRKGIEAEAEMDFIEGPVWADLKFNWSHAHSSTKLIKVHGGKLYGTYFDPVPTNYKINWTVRNEDFFCLRWGVPSFIREHIAQNTPAYVGGYLTGSETYIPAKDYFTAPGMEVDWKWAFERQWLFYKLWGRLLYNPATPDSIFKAEFIRRYGKEAGVLLEAYALSSATALRLASSFDFTWDFTLYSEGFLALDSETKRVDFISVDRLINKGPLDPEYVSIPEFVKAGSAKGGFGKSRITPLQLAARLEDDCNKALELVKGINTAGNNTLMYEVADVEVWANLGLYFSEKLRGAVALETYRSRGGRKNKQVAVKHLQNALGYWKRVVEITRPIYNDMPLVHYSEQDGKHWKENDHLRFHWEKLLPDVMQDIETAKQAVVDKRKKE encoded by the coding sequence ATGAAAAGAGCGCTACCATTTTTATTTCTGCCCTTCCTCTTACTCTGTTACATTGCATCTGCTCAAACCGTAGGCCTGCAGTTGGCAACTGCGATACCAGAGGCAAAATACGGCGCAAAGCAGCTTGTCAAAGCACTGATAGCACATCCGTATAAGATTGAAGAAACTGCTGCAGATTATGTAATCGAGCTTGCTTTGGATTCTGCAGGCCTGGAAAGAGAAGCATTCAGGATTGTACCCGCAGCTAACAAGATCACCATTACCGGGGGCGGTGGTGCCGGTCTTGTTTACGGAGCGTTGTCCCTGGCAGAAGATCTTAGGAATGGAGTGGCAATTGCACACATCAAACCTAAAAGCGAAAGCCCAAAATTGATGTTCAGGGCTATTAAGTTCGATTTGCCATGGGATACTTACCGGCACAGCTATGCGCTTGATCTGCACCAGGAAACCTGTACGGATCTTAATTATTGGGAGGCTTTTCTGGACATGATGGCTGAAAACAGGTTTAATGCCCTTACACTCTGGAATCTGCATCCTTATCCTTATATGATTAGGCCGGCAAATTTTCCGGAAGCGACTCCTTTTACAGATGAGGAATTAGCCGAATGGCAGAAACTTTTTCGTGGTATTTTCAGCATGGCCAGGGAGCGGGGCATCGATACCTATATGGTTCCATTCAACATCTTTGTAAGCCCTGAATTTGCCAAAGCACATAATGTGGCGATGGATAACCTTGAGCACCATTTCTTTGTAAAGGGCGATACCTCTGAAATCATTAAGCGCTATACCCGTGAGGCTGTTGCACAAATATTGCAGGAGTATCCAGACCTTACCGGCATGGGACTTACCCTTGGCGAAGGAATGGCCGGTATGACGCCTCAGCAGCGTGAGGACTGGATGCAGGAAACGATCATTGAGGGAATGCGGATGGCAAACCGTAAATCCAAGCTAATCCACCGGATCCCCTTTTCAAGCACCACCGGATCTTTGGGCCCTACCAGCCAGGAGACGGAAGCGCTGACCCGTAAGGGGATTGAAGCAGAAGCAGAAATGGATTTTATAGAAGGACCGGTATGGGCAGATCTGAAATTTAACTGGTCGCATGCCCATTCCAGTACAAAGCTGATAAAGGTGCATGGCGGCAAGCTCTATGGAACCTATTTTGATCCTGTACCCACCAATTACAAAATTAACTGGACGGTTCGGAATGAGGATTTCTTTTGCCTGCGCTGGGGTGTTCCCTCCTTCATCAGGGAGCATATTGCGCAGAATACCCCCGCCTATGTAGGCGGCTACCTGACAGGCTCCGAAACCTATATTCCTGCTAAAGATTATTTTACCGCTCCCGGCATGGAGGTTGACTGGAAATGGGCTTTTGAGCGGCAGTGGTTATTTTATAAGCTATGGGGGAGGCTGTTGTATAACCCGGCTACGCCTGATTCCATTTTTAAAGCAGAGTTTATCAGGCGCTATGGAAAAGAAGCGGGCGTATTGCTGGAGGCATACGCACTATCGAGTGCTACTGCTTTGCGACTGGCTTCTTCCTTTGATTTTACCTGGGACTTTACCCTCTATAGTGAAGGCTTTCTGGCGCTTGACAGCGAAACAAAGCGGGTAGATTTTATTTCTGTAGACAGGCTGATCAACAAAGGTCCTCTGGATCCTGAATATGTTTCTATTCCGGAATTTGTAAAAGCAGGTTCGGCAAAAGGTGGCTTTGGCAAAAGCAGGATTACACCCCTTCAGCTTGCTGCCAGGCTGGAAGACGATTGTAACAAAGCACTAGAGTTGGTAAAGGGGATCAACACAGCAGGCAATAACACGCTGATGTATGAGGTGGCAGATGTAGAGGTGTGGGCGAACCTGGGGCTCTATTTTTCAGAGAAGCTTAGAGGAGCAGTTGCCCTTGAAACCTACCGCAGCAGGGGCGGCAGGAAAAATAAGCAGGTGGCCGTGAAGCATCTCCAAAATGCCCTGGGGTACTGGAAAAGAGTAGTGGAAATTACGCGTCCCATCTACAACGATATGCCGCTCGTGCATTATAGTGAGCAGGATGGAAAGCACTGGAAGGAAAACGATCACCTCCGTTTTCACTGGGAAAAGCTACTACCAGATGTGATGCAGGATATTGAAACTGCAAAACAGGCAGTTGTTGATAAAAGGAAAAAAGAATAG